Part of the Brassica oleracea var. oleracea cultivar TO1000 chromosome C8, BOL, whole genome shotgun sequence genome is shown below.
TCCATTCTGTTTCTACTCGTCTCCCATTGCGAGTTCAAGGGCGTAATCGTCTCTTTCCTGCAGTCATCGATACAAACTCTTAAAATCTCAATGTCAAAAGACAAATAACATTCCAAATCATTTTTGAGTCTTGATAATAATAAGTTTTGATCTCTTTGAGAACATCAATTCTATAACTAGTAAACAGCCACCAATTATAATACACAACTCCCTGAGACTCTTAACAATCTATCTATCTATCTATATACACTTCAACATTAGTCTTTTTACTCGATTGTTAGTTCACCACTAGTCTTCCTACTCGTTAGTTAGATTTAGAAGATTTGTAAGAAGAAAAGTGGACCAGGGTTAAATTTTGTTTTTGCTCTGAGAACTTACAATTGGTCCACGAGCGAAGTATCTTCCAAATTGCAGCCAGTAGACCTGTGTGTTCCAATAAGATTTAGAACTGTGTCACTAGAATGAAATGAGAGAAGACAAGTATTGTTACCTCGTCCTCATCTTGTGTTTCTACTTCAAGGTCAGATGTAGGGAAACCCACACAAAGAAGTGCATATCCCTGCATTTAAAAGCCTCAGAGCTAAAGATCCACAAACAAAAATCACTATGCTTTGTTAAGGAATTGCTATTCCACCTAAACTATGTTATACATTCTCTAAAACAAATACAATGAGATAAGCTTTGACACTGTATAATCTGAAGCGATGAGAATCACTGGTAAAAGCTTCGCATTGTTCTCGTTGACTCAACAGAGTTGATTGCTCCTACGATCATCACAATTAGTATATGTAGTCCCAGCCTCCCAAAAGAGATATTACCTGAGACTTGAGTTCTGCTGATATTCCTAATGCTTGAGGCTGCATCAGCTCTCCAGATTTTACACGTACAGCACAACTAGTGCAGCAACCTGTCAACATAACAAGGGACATTCAACGACTTTAAAACTCAAACTGTAGTAGTAAAGACACATAACAAAGCGCCTTTCTACTCATCACAAGACCATATTCTTCACGCATGTGGCTCTAACATACTGATTAAACATATACAGGACTTAGTGAAAGGGTTGAAGAGAAGAGTACCATGCCTGCAAGCAAAGGGAAGAGTAATGTTCTGAGATTCAGCTGAGTGCAATATGTACTGATCCTGCATTTAGAATACATTCTCATCTTTCAACAATACATATAACCAAGGAGCTACCATCATAATCGGCAAAATCAAAGATACATACGGATCGAAAACACTCACCTCTGGAACCTCAAACTCATGAACTACTCCTCTTTGTCGATCGTGTACAGTAACCTTGTGCGTAGGCACAGCCAACGATCCTCTATCCGCTGGACTCGAAATTTCTACAGGAATTCGAAATTCACTCGACGTAGCTTGTGGACGGATGCTCGGAGAATATCGACGATTGATCGGAGACGTCTTCAGCTGAAACGGAGTACAAAATGTACAGGGGAAGGGGGGGGGGGTATTTTGATTTTTTCGCGGCTTTACGTCGAGAGGTTGAAGATAAGGTGAAAGAGCAACCAACCATTCGCTGCAAATACTTAAACCGGAAGTGGGTTTTGGTTTGTATTCCCGGTTTATTTAAATTCTATCCTCTCTTCTGTTTAGGCTTGGATGATTAGTTACACCAATGGTTACGGCCAGTTGAAGATAAGTGTTTCTATGATTGGAGAAAAGAGCAACCACTCGCTGCATTATGTAAACCGGCAAAGGTTTTAGTTTGTATTTCCGGTTTATAAATTGAATAATTAGCTAGACCAGTGATTCACGATCAAATTTTGGCCGGCTGATGTTAAAAATTCTACAATTCGCGAAAAAAATAACAATTAGCTGCAATACGTACACCGAAAGGGGTTTTCGTTTGTATTTCCGGTTTATCAATTGGATGATTAGCTAAACCAATGATTTACGACCAAATTTTGGCCGGTTTATACTATAAACCGGGTAAAAGACCGCGTGAGTAGAGATCAATATGTAAGCCAACGAAGCATCTCTACGTGGCAGCTAATTAGAAGGCTGGGAATCAATCAAGACACGTGGTGAGTTAACGATACGTGGCACATACGGGACTTATCTTGGACCGACGAGGCTATCATGCATTTCATTTAAATTAAACACTAACCAGTTTGTAGTAATGAAAAAACAAACAAGAAGTTTACAGAAAAAAAAAAAAAAAATACAAACAAGAACCCTTTTATACAAACACAAAAATGCAATCGGCAAAACAGAAGCTAAGCGATTTGGCCAGTACAGCCAAAAAGAAGATGGTGATATGTCGAGCAAAAGCTGAAGAGAAGGTTCTAATCAAAGCTATAATCAATCATTTATATTAACGTGTAATATGCCTAATTATTATTTGTTTGCTTAATTAAGGCGGAGAAGGCAAGGGCACAAACTAAAGAGGAGAAAAAGATAGCACACGAGCGTAGAAAGGCAAGGGAAGCAGAGGCTAAGCTGGATATGCACGTGGCTAAAGAAGCTCATGCTGAAGAGAAGCTTATGGATAAGCAATCTCATTACCATGTTTCTCAAAGTCATGTGCCTCATCACACACCTGTGACGACTCCCCAACCAGTCGTAGGACATGGTTACGGGCATAACCATCCGGCGGCTTATCCTCCGACAGCTTATCCTCCGACAGCTTATCCTACAGCTTATCCTCCGGAGCATCACCATCATCACCCCTATGGAAACATTTAGTAACTTTCTTTTAAAGTTGAATAAGTAAGTAGGCGTTGAAGATGATGCTCTTTGTAAACGTTTATTGATATATATTTTGAGAACGTCCGGGATATCTACAAGAGGATTGACGTCAATCTTACTTTTTCTTTTGTTCATATATTAAATCGAAAGTCCATCAGGGCAGTATAAGCTATATATTGACCATGTGAGACCTGTCTTCTTTTGTATTAGAAGAACATAAGCTTAATGAAGATAACATGACAGACACGTGGTAGACAAAGAGTATTGAAGTCCTGATAATAAAGTTTGCGACATCATCGTTTTATAAATAAATCATAGTCATCTGCTCAGAATCTCAATTATTGCCTTATCCCTCAGAATCTCAATTATTGCCTTATCCTGATGCTGATGCATCCATCTGATTTATCTTTGCTAAACCAAATTTTGTTGTACCTCCCCTATATATTAATCCTTTATATATTAATTTAGAAACATAACAACAACTTGGGTAGACAAAAAAACTCGAATCGAACCGAAACCGATCCAAACCGAACCAAAGTCTATTTCAAACCATTCGGTTGAAGATTTTTCCAACCCAAATGGTTCCGTTCGGTTTTTTATAATTATTTAAATTTAAAATATTAATAACACCAATATACTAAAATTCTAATACCAAATCACATATTTTTTTAATTTTTCATTCATTAACATATATTCTTTTAACCTAATATATGTAATCATCAAAATATTTGATTAAAAAAAATAAAAAAAATCTATATTTTTATATTCTTATATACAGTAGGACCTCTATGAATTAATATTCGATAAATTAATAATCTCTATAAATTAATAAATTTCGTCGTTCCCAACTTGGACCGGTGTAAAATATGACACAAATCGATAAAATAATAAGATAATACTATTTTTAAAATTCCCATGTAAAGCCCATTAAAATCATAAATTAATAATCTATCTCTATTGTTGGTTTTATATTCACAATGAAAATAATTTTATTTTTCTTAATATTTTAATATATTTTGATAATATTTAGTAAAATTATATCCAAAATCACATAACAATTCTATGAAACATAAAAATATACACCAAATAAGATAATAAAATAATATGAAAGTCAAATTTATAAAATTTAAATAATTTATATACGGTAGAATCAAATATTTTCTTATTTTATTAATAAAAATAGAAAAATCTAAAAAAGAAAACTTTTGTAAATTAATATTTCTATAAATTAATAAAATTTTAAAGTTCCAACATTATTAATTTATAGAGGTTCTACTGTAGGTAAATGTGGATGTTAATCTAAACCTAAAGCAAATTTTATTAAAAACAAAAGTTCTTCTCCATAGCGTCACATGGAAGATTATTCATTGCATGATTTTCTATTATGATATAAAAGACATTATTAATGATGTTGGTTTTTTTATTTCAGCTAACTTTTATTTGTTTTAATTTTTATATATTTTTGTGACTTTTTAAGGTTTTTATTTCAATTTTATATTGAATTTAGTTCACATAGTTTATGTTTACATAATTTATGTTTTAAAACATAATTTTTTCTTCCAAAAAAATCAAACTAAGAATAACCTAATTAAACTGATCCAAAAAACCAACTGAACCGAATCGAATACAAACCAAACCGAATATAAACCGAACCGAACACAAACCAAACTGAACCAAACCAAACTAACTATAGTTTATTTCTGTTGGAAAAATACTAGAATCGAATTAACCAAACCGAACCGAACCCGAACCGAACCGAGAAAATAACTGAAGTGCCCACCCCTAGTCAATCTAATTATATAATAAGCTTTTTATTAAACTAGCCATAAATTTATTATTAATGTTCTTTATTATTTCCTTAAATAAAAGTTATGGAATTTCCTAATGCGGCTAAAGTATATCTGTCAATTAATGATTTTGAATAATAGCTTTGATAAAAATTAGTGTATCTTCTATCATATTTGTTTAATTTTAAACTATTAAAATAAATTAAACAACCACATTAACCATATAATAAAAATTTACATTTTTCTGTATATGTTAAATTTTGAATTTAAAAAACGACTATAAATTACTAAAATTGTAAAAAGTCTCACATTCAAATTTTGTGATCCTTGGTTTAAAATTTTGTTATGAAAAAATACAAATGATTACAAAATCATAGAAGTAAAAAGTATAATTTAGTTATTTACTAAGATTAGAAGATAAATATATATACACACACACATATATATATATATATATATATATATATCATTTTAAATTAAAATATATACCATATAAAATACATAAATATTTTAATTTTAAAATTTACTTTGAACAATTATTTTTGATAAAAGCTTTGAGCAAACATTGACAAATTATTTGTTTTTAAATTATAAATTACTAAAACTATTAATCCCACAATGAAAATTTTATTAGTAATTTAAAGTTTTTGTTATAAAAGATACAAATGATAAAAAAAAACCATATGAATGGAAATCATCATTTAATAGACATTAATATTAAAAATATACTATGTATGTTAATATCATTTAAATTTATTTTTATATCCTATCAAATAGAAAAAAAAATTGTTTGGATTAATAAAATTGATTTATATGTTCACACCAATTTAATTGTATGTGTAATAGTTTCTAACTTTTAATTATTTAATATATATTTATTATTTCATAACATGTAAAAATACATAATACATAAAATTAAGTTGATATATAATGTTTATCCCGCGCAAGATACGGGTCTTAAAAGTATTTATACTAGACAATAGAAATGTACAAATTAGTGAAATTCCTATTCCAATTTAGAGTCAGACGACAACTAAACCCCTTGTACCAAACCAAGTTATTAGACCATTTTAAGCGAACTTTTTGTGCCAGCAAAAAAGGAAGTCCGTTTTCACAATTCTATCCATGCATTTGATGTTTTCAATCTAGAGCCGGACCTAGAAAAGAAAATGCTATAATATATTCAGCTCATGTCCTATTCTGACAGAAAGTTTGTAATATAGGTTACTAGGATCGGCCCGCCCTACGGGCGGGAAGTTAGAAAAAACTATTTTATATGAATTTACATTAATTTTATAAAGTATTTTTTTTAAAAAAAATTGTAGATTAAAAACAATATTATTAACAAAAATAAATAAATAGAATTCGGAGATCATGTTGTTATTTTAAATAAATATTTTTGGACTGAATAAAAATGACAGTAACTTTCATTATTCTATGAAAAACAATATAATATTATAAGATTAATGATGTCCGCATATAATTATGCAATGATCATGCCAGAGAAATATGTTAAGGATTAGCTAATATTATCTAAGCCAAAACAACCTTTTGTTAGTGTGAATAGCTTGGTTTGTGTATGTTTTAATTAAAATGTGATAGTTTTCTCCTAATGAAAGTCATACTTCAACTTCCCTGCCACTCTTTAAATTGAGTATGGTCTATCGTTATTAAATAAGTTTAGAATTTATTAGATAGATTTTACTATTAATTTAGAAGTTATTAATAGTGTGGAAACTTGCATTATAAATTAACAATATATTTAAATTAAATGATAATATTGCATGGACGTTTTTTTATAGCATCCATGCTCGTATGTAATAAAGAACTTATGCTGCAGATGCGTGTAATTATCTTGAAAAATATATTTTTGCATTGGTGTATATAATACTTTGAAATAAAACCATTTACCGTACAAAGGGAATCATTCAAAATTTTCAAATATCAGTGTTCGTTTATTCAAATAGCTAAGTAGGAGTAATATATAATAATATGTTTGCTCTATTGTATGGAAAAAAATAAGAAGTTAGGAGCATTATTTATAGTGAAATCATGGACCTTAAAAAATAAATTGATGTAAATGGGTAAAGCAAATAATTATTCCTATGTTTTTTTTGCTAAAACATTATTCATATGTTAAATGCTCATTATATGTATATCCAATTAGTAAATTCAATTTTGCATTCACTATATAATATTATATATTTTATATGTATGTTCACTAATATACTACAAAACTTATTGGTTCATCTAGTTTTTTGGTTTTTATGGGCTATTTTACACATTAAAATAAATAAAAACATTTTATTGTATTTTTGACACATGTAAATCCAATTAAAATCATCGTACTCAGTTCTGTTGATGTACATTAATTTGTCATACCGGTATGATCGGATTGAATATCAACAATATCATAAGAGCTGTTTTATGACGTATTCATAAGACGAAGAACACAACATTATTTGTTTACTAAAATATAAAATTATGCTGTTAAAAGTATTATTTTTAATTTGATCTAAAGCCCACACGACAATATTCCCGCATGTTTATGAGTTACACCAAAAGCCCACACGATCTCCAACTCCAAGTTAATGAAACGCCGCGTTTTGGACGTTGACACGTGTCGGCTTTTCAAGACTCAAATTTAGTGATGTGTCCGCCTAGGAGGAAAGCAAACCCAACTTTATATATACAGATTTATAAAATGGGATATAAGAGGTAGTGAAGGTAAAATTATAATGATTCTGAATTAGTGAAGGGAAGAATTCACTTTTTAAGTTGCAAGTTAACCTTCCTAGTGAGGAAAAGATTTGAAGTGCCAAATATTCAGAGTTATATCCGTTGATTCTTGTTATGTTTGTGATGCACAGATTCTTGCTTGTGAAATATGTTGATATTCTTTGAATGTTATAAATATAATTATACATTAATGCAACAAATTATCCCTGACTATATTTGGCGAAGTATGAAGCTCATGTTTTTATTTTTAGTGGAGCCGTAATGATTAAACAACATGTCACAAATACATCAATTTATTTAAACTTAGAAATATTTTTAAACATCGTCTGAACCAAACATAGCAATTACAGGTGGCCTAGCGGCAATACTGAAGCAGGGTTCTCACACACGAGTCCGAGAGGTCGGGGGTTCGATCCTCAACGACACTCGAAGGGCCGGGGACGGACTGAAACCGTAAAAAATCCCTGTCCGACGTCAGGTGGGCTACGGCCAGTACTGAACGCCGGCTTTGGGGGTTTCTTGCAAGGGGGCCCCTTCGGGGGTGGGGACAGCGTCTAAAAATAAGGGTGTAAAAAGCCTGTTTAACCCACACAAGTTTTAACCCGACTGAGTTGGGCGAGTGGTTAGAATTTCGTGGTTGAGGTGCCCATGGTGCCAATACGCCCGGGTTCGAAGCCTCACGCTGCAAACAATTCTCTCGGGCCACTGGGGCATTATTACATGGAGCTCGTCAGCGCCAGGAGGGGGATTAGTCCCTTGGGCCTAGAAAGCCTTTGGGGAAACCCTGAATTCCTTAAAATTCAAAAAAAAAAAAAGGGATGGAACGAAAGAAAAAAAAACTCGTTAAGCAACATTGATATGTTTGCATTATTCAAATAGGAAATACTGCGTTTAGAGCTCTCGTTATCTTCACTTGTGCCATTGTGCCATGCGTGCTTTCTCTGCCATCTTCAAAGATGCTCGAACCGGAGGCTTCTTAGTGTCGAGATCACTTGGATCTGCTCATGTAGTCGGTGCTCCCTCAAGAGTACTACCGCCAACGTCCACCTTAGCAGAGACTGAGTTCATTCCAGGCATATCATTGTCCTCATTGCCAGTCTGATCAAACCTAGTGTCTTAAATTATTTCATAACTAAGCAGAAGGACTATGACAAAAAAAAAGAGTTCCCTCGAAAATAAAATAAAACAATAAAAAGAAAGATCAAAGTGAATCAAAAATCAGAAAATGAAACATCACATTGTTGGAAATCACAATTACCACTTATATGTGGAAGCATAATTACACTGCAGACGAAGATTTGAACATTAAATTTTTCTGTAATTAATTATCTTATGATCTTATATAAAACAATATATATTCATCGCTCACCAGCAAGAATTGAAACGCAAAACACAACACAAACTTGAAAAAGATTAAATTTAATACCTTGAGTCGCAGGAATGTCAGGGAGATGATGCTCCATAGTAGACTGAAAACGATGAAGAGACTTAATAACTTTATGATGATTTAGCCCATGCAGCACAAGATTCTCTCTCGCCATGAACTTAACACTTTATGCTTCCAAATAATCAAATCTAACTTTCTCTGAAGCTACCATTTTTTAGTCAATAAATCTTCACCCTATACACATTACTGTAAGTAACATTCACAATCTATAATTTTTAAAACATTAAACTATTCATTACATCAAAAAAAAAAATATAATTAGCCAAATTAACTAATTTAAAAGGTATCTAAAGCTAAGAAAACACTGTGTTTAGGGTCCCTACATACCGGAGGACACCAACAACATTAGCATTGTTGCAGGTTTTGCAAGTAAAGGCTGAGACAGTCCGTTGAAGCTCCATGGTCCACCTGGAGAAAGAGACATAACAACACCCTTTGTCCTTCTTCATGCCGGTGGAGCAAGACGGTTGACATTCACGTTGACTGGCATGAGTGTTGACTGCAACACATGTATCAAGAAAGCATAATCAACAAACGAGTCCAAGATTTATCATTCAAAAGAGTTTGAATAAGGATCTTAATACAGAGTTTTGCATATTTATGAGTTTAAAAACAAGAAATAGTTTAAAATTTAGTTCATGAGGTTCAAGAACGGAATACCTCAGCATCAAGGAGGATCCTGTCAACTCCCGTTTCTGGCTTCACATATCTGAGCAGCCGCAAGGAAGTGGAAGAACGACGTCGGGACTTCAAACCAGTTAGTAGAACAAACTGTTTAGTCGTTATACTTAGAAAGAAATACATATCGAATCCTATTGGAATTCTGAAGTTTTGCTGTTTAAACCTGCTGATAAGATGATTGTAAGAGGAAGAATACTGACCTATTTATACTCTGCAGATACACCGACACCAACTCCAAAAAGCGAAGCAAGCATTCAAGGCTACATCGTGGTTGCAGAATTAATAGAGATTAACACGAAGAAGAAATAATCAGGAGCGTTTCAGTGGTAGAGATGATGAAGATGAGAAGTCGTCGTACAACAACGAAGAAGGAAATGATGGCGAGTTGCTTAGGGTTTACCTTATTCAGGTTACGGGCCTTTAGTAAAATTAAGTGTCCCATTACTTTCACAGCCCATACACACAGCAACATATAACATAGACGAAAAGCCCAAATCACGAATGAGCATATACGACTTAATGAAACACATAGTTTCATTTAAGTGGACACGTGTCAATTTGTAGGAGCTCGACTTTGTGACCTGGATGCTGAGGTGACTTCACCAGGAGAGAGATAACTCTCTTTTATATATAAAGATGTAAATAAATATATATATATATATATATATATATATATATATATATTTATTTATAGACGTTTCTAAAACATTTCCAAAGCAAAAAAAAAATCAAAAATCATGTTTCCACGTTTCAAAACGTTTCGTTTACGCGTATCCATTTTCGTTTCCATGCAACCTAGCTCCTTTCTTTATTGTTCTAATGTCCTATTCTTACTTATTCTATTATCAATCTTGAATAATCTTCTTTACTAAACTGGATTTCATCTTTTCCTTTAAGTTCTACAACTTTTTTATCTTTTTATCATTAATTTTCCTACAACCTGAACACAACGGATATGAGAACCACATTTTCAACATGGAAATTTGTATTATTGAGAAACTTGTTTTCGAAACCACATAAGACTTAAGAAACATTGTACTAAAGTCATTTGTACAAAAAGAACTTGACAAATAAACTTTCAAATGAACATATAATTTTTATATACTTGAAAGATAGGCTTGAATGGCATCTTACAATGACTTTACTAATTAACATATACTTTTTATAGACTAAACCTATATCGTTTTTATTTTGAATTTTCTTTGATATATATAAAAATAAATGCTTCATTGTTTCAACTGTCACACAACTTGCCACTAACTATGGTAGGATCAATACTACATGTGAGTTGTCTAAGAGTTTAGTATGAATATATAGAGATTTAGTGACCATTTTGGTAGGATAATACCATGAGTTGTATAGGCTTAATTACCAATATCCCCAGGTTCGCTCTTGATAGGGCAAGTTTCATGAATATATAAACACAAATAAATTCTTAAAAGAAAAAAAAAATCTTAAAAGTAAAATATCAATTAGATCTACGTAATAGGTGAGCTTGCATGGTCATTATATCCTCCATCTATTACACATGCTTATTGTTCTCAACCTAATAGAAGTTTAGAACAAAGCATTGTCACACGCCTTGATTTTTTTTCTTACTCAAGTGTGGTTAATTATAATCATTAAGAAAAATATATCTTTCATAAATTATGTATATAACGTTCACTATTTGCTATAGTAGCCTACAGTATAATTGCTTTTTCATTTCTCGACCACTGTCTAAGCCATGTAAGCGACAAACTCATAGAGATTATACAACAAACAGAATCTAAGAAGCCATGTATCAAACTAAAAGCTGGAAGGAAAAAAATATAACTCCTAATACTATATTGAGAACTTGATTGGAAATAAAACAAAAGCGGCTCTTCAAGTTCTTCTTCCAAAAAATCTCCTTTTCTTTCATCTGTTGTGCAGCTGATAACTTTAAGTGATCATTGCAATGACAACTGGACGTTATCAACTATGGCAGATTCTAAATCATGTTCAACGTCTCGGACTTCTACACTTTCAGAACAGGAATGCATGTGGCAGATGTGGAAGGAAAATCACCTTAGGTGGTAAGTGATTTGAGAGCAATGCATTTCTTCTAAATTCGGTTATCAGTCGTTAAACATCCACACACCTCTACTAAAACTCGGAATAACTTTGTGTTTCAGTTTGTGTGAGTAGTAGATGACCTGCCTTGAAATCAGAGTTTCTCCCGGATGTAATACCAGAAAACATGTTCCATCATGTTCAATCCCACTACATGAAGTATATGAAAATGGTGAGTAGCATATCTAGAAGACACTGAGAAATAAAAAAAAAAGCAGAAATGACCAAATAAAAAAAATGAATTATTTCAGGTAACAAAAATTCATTTCTAGAAAAGGCACATGATGAAGAGCATTGAAAAATCCTTGTATTGTCAAAACCTCAATACCTTAACCGTCCATGGACTGGTTCCGGGGCATGCACCACATAATCTCCATAGATATAACCCCGTGCCTGTCAAAGCATGTTGTCTTGGTTGGTTCACAGAAATAACGGCTCATTTTCATGACTGTGAAAGAACTACGCCAAGAAAGCTAAGATATATTAGCAAGTAAGAAGACATAAGTACCTGATGGCCAAGGCAAACGCCTAGAATTGGGATATCACGACATTCAAGAAAAAGGCGAAGACATATTCCCACAGAGCCAGAGCCATGTTCAAGATGAGACAAATACATGTGGGTCTATAAGGGGACATAAAGCAAAAACTCAATAAAAAGTTAGGCTGGTGCCTATATCAGCTGGGCACATGGGAGAACCATGTCCAGGCGATATAACCATATTATCAAAAATAGTGTCTTCATATAAGTAAC
Proteins encoded:
- the LOC106307375 gene encoding ferredoxin-2, chloroplastic, with amino-acid sequence INREYKPKPTSGLSICSEWLVALSPYLQPLDVKPRKNQNTPPPFPCTFCTPFQLKTSPINRRYSPSIRPQATSSEFRIPVEISSPADRGSLAVPTHKVTVHDRQRGVVHEFEVPEDQYILHSAESQNITLPFACRHGCCTSCAVRVKSGELMQPQALGISAELKSQGYALLCVGFPTSDLEVETQDEDEVYWLQFGRYFARGPIERDDYALELAMGDE
- the LOC106307374 gene encoding 18 kDa seed maturation protein-like, encoding MQSAKQKLSDLASTAKKKMVICRAKAEEKAEKARAQTKEEKKIAHERRKAREAEAKLDMHVAKEAHAEEKLMDKQSHYHVSQSHVPHHTPVTTPQPVVGHGYGHNHPAAYPPTAYPPTAYPTAYPPEHHHHHPYGNI